In Mercurialis annua linkage group LG6, ddMerAnnu1.2, whole genome shotgun sequence, the following are encoded in one genomic region:
- the LOC126687477 gene encoding putative receptor protein kinase ZmPK1 yields the protein MEIKIWKIKEANSNTGFFPVSDNTYSFALWFNEPSCGNNCSVVWTAYRDDPVNEKNSHLFLLQSGIVSYTDQVTVWATNTISESSAELYLEENDNLVLKNLNGVALWKSFDFSTNTLLPLQPITKNWSLVSSRSESNYSSGFFKLYFDTDNVLRLLYDGTETSRRVRNISSISSMSGRGSRRRRSSGEDLRRERLRWKMRSRRRRSSGKEKDEKDVGLIDIQSVRLYNRDNEV from the exons ATGGAGataaaaatctggaaaataAAAGAAGCAAATTCCAACA CCGGATTCTTCCCAGTCAGCGACAATACCTACTCCTTTGCCCTATGGTTCAACGAACCATCATGCGGCAACAACTGTAGTGTCGTTTGGACGGCATACCGCGACGATCCCGTTAACGAGAAAAATTCCCATTTATTTCTGCTACAATCCGGCATCGTATCATACACCGATCAAGTCACCGTTTGGGCTACCAATACAATTTCAGAATCTTCAGCCGAGTTGTATCTTGAGGAAAACGACAATCTTGTTTTAAAGAACTTAAACGGCGTTGCACTGTGGAAAAGCTTCGATTTTTCGACGAacactcttcttcctcttcagCCTATTACCAAAAATTGGTCGCTTGTTTCGTCGAGAAGTGAGAGCAATTACAGTTCAGGTTTCTTTAAGCTATATTTTGATACGGATAATGTTCTTCGTCTTCTTTATGATGGTACTGAGACTTCAA GAAGAGTTAGGAATATTTCTTCAATATCTTCCATGTCAGGAAGAGGAAGTAGGAGAAGAAGAAGCAGTGGAGAAGATCTGAGGCGGGAGAGATTGAGGTGGAAAATGAGAAGTAGGAGAAGAAGAAGTAgtggaaaagaaaaagatgag AAGGACGTCGGGTTAATAGATATTCAAAGTGTAAGGCTTTATAACAGGGATAATGAAGTGTag